A region from the Vulpes lagopus strain Blue_001 chromosome 5, ASM1834538v1, whole genome shotgun sequence genome encodes:
- the LOC121491511 gene encoding protein FAM178B-like isoform X1, with amino-acid sequence MLDQQEILPLWEEKAQLSSLSQLLTLMKPSSLRQYLGSETLPPCWEQQPKASAELDHKVCYLCYSLLTLAGVVVSCQDITPDQWGDLQLLCLQLDRHVSTHIRESPQAMHWTRLKDLAAQTYIRWQELLAHCQPQAQYFNPWKDNSLRLLALAGSEQGSRNRRKQRTEARGGPV; translated from the exons cTGTCTTCACTCAGCCAGCTCCTGACCCTCATGAAGCCATCATCCCTCAGGCAGTATCTGGGCTCTGAGACCTTGCCACCCTGCTGGGAGCAACAGCCAAAAGCCAGTGCTGAACTAGACCACAAG GTCTGCTACCTGTGCTACAGCCTGCTGACACTGGCTGGGGTGGTGGTCAGCTGCCAGGATATTACTCCAGACCAATGG GGAGATCTGCAGCTGCTCTGCCTGCAGTTGGACCGCCATGTCAGCACCCATATCCGGGAGAGTCCCCAAGCCATGCACTGGACCAGACTCAAGGACCTGGCTGCCCAGACCTATATCCGCTGGCAGGAGCTGCTGGCCCACTGCCAGCCCCAG GCCCAGTACTTCAACCCCTGGAAAGACAACAGTCTCCGGCTGTTGGCTCTGGCAGGAAGTGAACAGGGCTCAAGGAATAGGAGGAAGCAAAGAACAGAGGCCAGAGGAGGACCAGTGTGA
- the LOC121491511 gene encoding protein FAM178B-like isoform X2: MKPSSLRQYLGSETLPPCWEQQPKASAELDHKVCYLCYSLLTLAGVVVSCQDITPDQWGDLQLLCLQLDRHVSTHIRESPQAMHWTRLKDLAAQTYIRWQELLAHCQPQAQYFNPWKDNSLRLLALAGSEQGSRNRRKQRTEARGGPV; encoded by the exons ATGAAGCCATCATCCCTCAGGCAGTATCTGGGCTCTGAGACCTTGCCACCCTGCTGGGAGCAACAGCCAAAAGCCAGTGCTGAACTAGACCACAAG GTCTGCTACCTGTGCTACAGCCTGCTGACACTGGCTGGGGTGGTGGTCAGCTGCCAGGATATTACTCCAGACCAATGG GGAGATCTGCAGCTGCTCTGCCTGCAGTTGGACCGCCATGTCAGCACCCATATCCGGGAGAGTCCCCAAGCCATGCACTGGACCAGACTCAAGGACCTGGCTGCCCAGACCTATATCCGCTGGCAGGAGCTGCTGGCCCACTGCCAGCCCCAG GCCCAGTACTTCAACCCCTGGAAAGACAACAGTCTCCGGCTGTTGGCTCTGGCAGGAAGTGAACAGGGCTCAAGGAATAGGAGGAAGCAAAGAACAGAGGCCAGAGGAGGACCAGTGTGA
- the LOC121491750 gene encoding translation initiation factor IF-2-like, which translates to MQTKRRRWERGEPGLRTPPVGPAPQLWKGGGLGPGPDPAARSETRPARRRPHPQLLPGRGSRGRGRGGGCRSAGPGRGAPHPRHPGRLQRSRSRSRSRSRSRSRSRRGPGGQAWVGSLAFQDSPPPRRAGGRGRETRCHNIGPGPSPPQTFRRGWGGRGSSGARRGSRPPTRQHGVAVSPAPRRPRPVRASGRYGCGRCLPGSRAPPGSSRGRRRDPGRTAVPAAARACAPGPCPPPSRGQSGGPGAPVLPPAQAWPHSPLLRGLNPRAPPSRSARLTARPHPRAAARLRAPARPPSRSPPPPPLGPGSARRPWARAPAPPRHRAGRRLFLRRCRRSRPLPPDVRRGGRQRRPGAGRKGQRRRGLRPAATRRDPPGPGSRPARSDPRPSPAPPPRASESPSAPRRGAAGRGRGSGHCLGGSGSPGLNEVSTRPPQGQPRGLGGRARAWGGGAPHAAATGTNADKPPRGEYPREGSGEAEALRWADRSGFSFDPRAPRPPAVTLERTGLTSREDPLISGESAPRFSCSTPRDSGALAQLPVKAILRETPAAQSLPPRNDS; encoded by the exons ATGCAAACAAAGCGGCGGCGCTGGGAGCGTGGCGAGCCCGGCCTGCGGACGCCCCCTGTCGGCCCAGCGCCCCAGCTCTGGaagggcggggggctgggg CCGGGGCCGGACCCCGCGGCGCGCTCCGAGACGCGACCCGCACGgcggcgcccccacccccagctcctcccagggCGGGGAAGCAggggccgcgggcggggagggggctgcaggagcGCGGGGCCCGGGCGCGGCGCCCCCCACCCTCGCCACCCGGGGCGGCTGCagcgctcccgctcccgctcccgctcccgctcccgctcgcGCTCGCGCTCCCGCCGGGGCCCGGGCGGCCAGGCGTGGGTCGGGAGCTTGGCTTTCCAGGACAGCCCGCCTCCCCGGAGGGCGGGGGGCCGCGGCAGGGAAACCCGATGCCACAACATCGGCCCCGGTCCAAGCCCGCCCCAAACTTTccgtcgggggtgggggggccggggcAGCTCGGGGGCCCGGAGAGGATCCCGGCCGCCGACCCGACAGCACGGGGTCGCCGTCTCCCCTGCGCCCCGCCGTCCCCGGCCAGTCCGCGCCTCCGGGCGCTATGGCTGCGGGCGCTGCCTGCCCGGCTCCCGAGCCCCGCCAGGCAGCTCGCGGGGGCGCAGGAGGGATCCCGGGCGGACTgccgtccccgccgccgcccgtgCCTGCGCCCCCGGACCCTGTCCCCCGCCGAGTCGGGGACAAAGCGGCGGCCCCGGAGCCCCGGTGCTCCCGCCCGCGCAAGCCTGGCCTCACTCACCTCTTCTGCGCGGCTTGAATCCCCGGGCGCCGCCCTCGCGCTCGGCTCGGCTCACGGCCCGCCCCCAcccgcgcgccgccgcccgcctgcgcgcgcccgcccgccctcctTCGCGGTCCCCTCCGCCTCCGCCCCTCGGTCCCGGCTCGGCTCGGCGCCCCTGGGCTCGGGCTCCCGCGCCGCCGCGCCACCGCGCCGGGCGCCGGCTCTTTCTCCGGCGCTGCCGCcgctcccgccccctcccccctgaCGTCAGGCGCGGGGGGCGTCAGCGGAGGCCGGGGGCGGGACGCAAAGGCCAGCGCCGCAGGGGGCTGCGACCCGCCGCGACCCGCCGCGACCCGCCGGGCCCCGGCTCCCGTCCCGCGCGCTCcgacccccgcccctcccccgccccgccgccccgcgcctcGGAGTCGCCGTCTGCGCcacggcgcggggcggcggggcgggggaggggctcCGGGCACTGCCTTGGGGGTTCGGGCTCACCCGGTCTTAACGAGGTGTCCACCCGCCCCCCGCAAGGCCAACCGCGCGGGCTGGGCGGCAGGGCCCGGGCATGGGGCGGAGGAGCACCCCACGCTGCAGCCACAGGAACCAACGCGGACAAGCCACCTCGGGGCGAGTATCCCAGGGAGGGCAGCGGGGAAGCCGAGGCTCTTCGTTGGGCGGACCGGAGTGGTTTCTCTTTTGACCCCagggccccccggccccccgcagtCACGCTGGAACGAACGGGTCTTACCAGCCGGGAAGACCCACTTATCTCCGGGGAGTCTGCCCCTCGGTTTTCATGCTCCACGCCGAGGGACAGCGGCGCGCTTGCCCAGCTCCCGGTGAAGGCGATCCTCCGGGAGACTCCTGCTGCACAGAGCCTGCCCCCAAGAAATGACTCCTGA
- the SEMA4C gene encoding semaphorin-4C isoform X3, translating into MLQGLASGESRRLLGRPDQVFCTVSTPPASRHGLVWAPFRSVFSGCDSDPFFSPSRAAGLELRAEAFAMAPHWAVWLLAVGLWGLGIGAEMWWNLVPRKTVSSGELATVVRRFSQSGTQDFLTLTLTEQTGLLYVGAREALFVFSVEALELQGAISWEAPAEKKAECIQKGKSNQTECFNFIRFLQPYNTSHLYVCGTYAFQPKCTYIDMLTFTLERGEFEDGKGKCPYDPAKGHTGLLVDGELYSATLNNFLGTEPVILRNMGPHHSMKTEYLAFWLNEPHFVGSAYIPESVGSFTGDDDKIYFFFSERAVEYDCYAEQVVARVARVCKGDMGGARTLQRKWTTFLKARLVCSAPDWQLYFNQLQALHTLQEASWHNTTFFGVFRARWGDVDMSAVCEYQLEEIQRVFEGPYKEYREQAQKWGRYTDPVPSPRPGSCINNWHRRHGYTSSLELPDNTLNFIKKHPLMEEQVGPRWNRPLLVKKDTNFTHLVADRVTGLDGATYTVLFIGTGGGWLLKAVSLGSWVHLIEEMQVFDQEPVESLVLSRSKKLLFAGSRSQLVQLPLADCVKYRSCADCVLARDPYCAWSVNASRCIAVGGHSGSLLIQHVAVSDTSGICNLRGNKKGSHPKTSPWWQAQTWCCPAASPPTWLMPAGPLGAETCLWNSPAPSSMTPACRPWS; encoded by the exons ATGCTCCAAGGACTGGCAAGTGGGGAATCTAGAAGGCTCCTGGGGAGACCTGATCAGGTCTTCTGTACTGTCAGCACGCCTCCCGCCTCCCGGCATGGGCTTGTGTGGGCCCCCTTCCGGTCTGTTTTCTCTGGCTGTGATTCTGACCCTTTCTTTTCCCCCAGCAGGGCGGCTGGCCTGGAGCTTAGAGCCGAGGCTTTTGCCAtggccccacactgggctgtCTGGCTGCTGGCAGTGGGGCTGTGGGGCCTGGGCATTGGGGCTGAGATGTGGTGGAACCTGGTGCCCCGGAAGACCGTATCTTCTGGGG AGTTGGCCACAGTAGTACGGCGGTTCTCCCAATCGGGCACCCAGGACTTCCTGACGTTGACCCTAACTGAGCAGACAGGGCTTCTCTACGTGGGGGCCCGGGAAGCCCTGTTTGTCTTCAGCGTGGAGGCTCTGGAGCTGCAAGGAGCG ATCTCCTGGGAGGCACCAGCTGAGAAGAAGGCCGAGTGCATCCAGAAAGGGAAGAGTAACCAG ACGGAGTGTTTCAACTTCATCCGCTTCCTGCAGCCCTACAACACTTCCCACCTGTATGTCTGCGGCACCTACGCCTTCCAGCCCAAATGCACCTACATC GACATGCTCACCTTCACTTTGGAGCGTGGAGAGTTTGAGGATGGGAAGGGAAAATGTCCCTATGACCCAGCTAagggccacactggcctccttgtgG ACGGTGAGCTGTATTCGGCCACGCTCAACAACTTCCTAGGTACAGAGCCCGTTATCCTGCGTAACATGGGGCCTCACCACTCCATGAAGACGGAATACCTGGCCTTCTGGCTCAACG AACCGCATTTTGTTGGCTCTGCCTACATACCGGAGAGTGTGGGCAGCTTCACGGGGGACGATGACAAGATCTACTTCTTCTTCAGCGAGCGAGCGGTGGAGTATGACTGCTACGCCGAACAGGTGGTGGCTCGGGTAGCCCGGGTCTGCAAG GGAGACATGGGGGGTGCACGGACCCTGCAGAGGAAGTGGACCACGTTCCTGAAGGCGAGGCTGGTGTGCTCTGCCCCCGACTGGCAGCTCTATTTCAACCAACTGCAGGCACTGCACACGCTGCAGGAGGCCTCTTGGCACAATACCACCTTCTTCGGGGTTTTTCGGGCCCGGTG GGGCGATGTGGACATGTCAGCAGTCTGTGAGTACCAGCTGGAAGAGATCCAGAGGGTATTCGAGGGTCCCTACAAGGAGTATCGTGAGCAAGCCCAGAAGTGGGGCCGCTATACTGACCCTGTACCCAGCCCGCGGCCAGGCTCG TGCATCAACAACTGGCACCGGCGCCATGGCTACACCAGCTCTCTGGAGCTGCCTGATAACACCCTCAACTTCATCAAGAAGCACCCACTGATGGAGGAGCAGGTAGGGCCTCGCTGGAACCGGCCTTTGCTTGTGAAGAAGGACACCAACTTCACTCACCTGGTGGCTGACCGGGTTACGGGGCTTGATGGAGCCACCTATACGGTGCTGTTCATTGGCACAG gAGGCGGCTGGCTACTCAAGGctgtgagcctggggtcctgggtgcaCCTGATTGAGGAGATGCAGGTGTTTGACCAGGAGCCTGTGGAAAGCTTGGTTCTATCCCGGAGCAAG AAGCTGCTCTTTGCAGGCTCCCGCTCTCAGCTGGTTCAGCTGCCCCTGGCTGACTGCGTGAAGTACCGCTCCTGTGCTGACTGTGTCCTCGCTCGGGACCCCTACTGTGCCTGGAGTGTCAACGCCAGCCGCTGTATAGCCGTGGGTGGCCACTCTGG GTCCTTGCTGATCCAGCATGTGGCAGTCTCAGACACCTCAGGCATTTGTAATCTCCGTGGCAATAAAAAAG GCTCACACCCAAAAACATCACCGTGGTGGCAGGCACAGACCTGGTGCTGCCCTGCCGCCTCTCCTCCAACTTGGCTCATGCCCGCTGGACCTTTGGGGGCCGAGACCTGCCTGTGGAACAGCCCGGCTCCTTCCTCTATGACGCCCGCCTGCAGGCCCTGGTCGTGA
- the SEMA4C gene encoding semaphorin-4C isoform X1, whose amino-acid sequence MLQGLASGESRRLLGRPDQVFCTVSTPPASRHGLVWAPFRSVFSGCDSDPFFSPSRAAGLELRAEAFAMAPHWAVWLLAVGLWGLGIGAEMWWNLVPRKTVSSGELATVVRRFSQSGTQDFLTLTLTEQTGLLYVGAREALFVFSVEALELQGAISWEAPAEKKAECIQKGKSNQTECFNFIRFLQPYNTSHLYVCGTYAFQPKCTYIDMLTFTLERGEFEDGKGKCPYDPAKGHTGLLVDGELYSATLNNFLGTEPVILRNMGPHHSMKTEYLAFWLNEPHFVGSAYIPESVGSFTGDDDKIYFFFSERAVEYDCYAEQVVARVARVCKGDMGGARTLQRKWTTFLKARLVCSAPDWQLYFNQLQALHTLQEASWHNTTFFGVFRARWGDVDMSAVCEYQLEEIQRVFEGPYKEYREQAQKWGRYTDPVPSPRPGSCINNWHRRHGYTSSLELPDNTLNFIKKHPLMEEQVGPRWNRPLLVKKDTNFTHLVADRVTGLDGATYTVLFIGTGGGWLLKAVSLGSWVHLIEEMQVFDQEPVESLVLSRSKKLLFAGSRSQLVQLPLADCVKYRSCADCVLARDPYCAWSVNASRCIAVGGHSGSLLIQHVAVSDTSGICNLRGNKKVRLTPKNITVVAGTDLVLPCRLSSNLAHARWTFGGRDLPVEQPGSFLYDARLQALVVMAAQPRHAGAYHCFSEEQGARLAAEGYLVAVVAGPSVTLEARAPLENLGLVWLAVVALGAVCLVLLLLVLSLRRRLREELEKGAKAAERTLVYPLELPKEPTSPPFRPGPETDEKLWDPVGYYYSDGSLKIVPGHARCQPGGAPPSPPPGIPGQPLPSPTRLHLGGGRNSNANGYVRLQLGGEDRGGLGHPLPELADELRRKLQQRQPLPDSNPEESSV is encoded by the exons ATGCTCCAAGGACTGGCAAGTGGGGAATCTAGAAGGCTCCTGGGGAGACCTGATCAGGTCTTCTGTACTGTCAGCACGCCTCCCGCCTCCCGGCATGGGCTTGTGTGGGCCCCCTTCCGGTCTGTTTTCTCTGGCTGTGATTCTGACCCTTTCTTTTCCCCCAGCAGGGCGGCTGGCCTGGAGCTTAGAGCCGAGGCTTTTGCCAtggccccacactgggctgtCTGGCTGCTGGCAGTGGGGCTGTGGGGCCTGGGCATTGGGGCTGAGATGTGGTGGAACCTGGTGCCCCGGAAGACCGTATCTTCTGGGG AGTTGGCCACAGTAGTACGGCGGTTCTCCCAATCGGGCACCCAGGACTTCCTGACGTTGACCCTAACTGAGCAGACAGGGCTTCTCTACGTGGGGGCCCGGGAAGCCCTGTTTGTCTTCAGCGTGGAGGCTCTGGAGCTGCAAGGAGCG ATCTCCTGGGAGGCACCAGCTGAGAAGAAGGCCGAGTGCATCCAGAAAGGGAAGAGTAACCAG ACGGAGTGTTTCAACTTCATCCGCTTCCTGCAGCCCTACAACACTTCCCACCTGTATGTCTGCGGCACCTACGCCTTCCAGCCCAAATGCACCTACATC GACATGCTCACCTTCACTTTGGAGCGTGGAGAGTTTGAGGATGGGAAGGGAAAATGTCCCTATGACCCAGCTAagggccacactggcctccttgtgG ACGGTGAGCTGTATTCGGCCACGCTCAACAACTTCCTAGGTACAGAGCCCGTTATCCTGCGTAACATGGGGCCTCACCACTCCATGAAGACGGAATACCTGGCCTTCTGGCTCAACG AACCGCATTTTGTTGGCTCTGCCTACATACCGGAGAGTGTGGGCAGCTTCACGGGGGACGATGACAAGATCTACTTCTTCTTCAGCGAGCGAGCGGTGGAGTATGACTGCTACGCCGAACAGGTGGTGGCTCGGGTAGCCCGGGTCTGCAAG GGAGACATGGGGGGTGCACGGACCCTGCAGAGGAAGTGGACCACGTTCCTGAAGGCGAGGCTGGTGTGCTCTGCCCCCGACTGGCAGCTCTATTTCAACCAACTGCAGGCACTGCACACGCTGCAGGAGGCCTCTTGGCACAATACCACCTTCTTCGGGGTTTTTCGGGCCCGGTG GGGCGATGTGGACATGTCAGCAGTCTGTGAGTACCAGCTGGAAGAGATCCAGAGGGTATTCGAGGGTCCCTACAAGGAGTATCGTGAGCAAGCCCAGAAGTGGGGCCGCTATACTGACCCTGTACCCAGCCCGCGGCCAGGCTCG TGCATCAACAACTGGCACCGGCGCCATGGCTACACCAGCTCTCTGGAGCTGCCTGATAACACCCTCAACTTCATCAAGAAGCACCCACTGATGGAGGAGCAGGTAGGGCCTCGCTGGAACCGGCCTTTGCTTGTGAAGAAGGACACCAACTTCACTCACCTGGTGGCTGACCGGGTTACGGGGCTTGATGGAGCCACCTATACGGTGCTGTTCATTGGCACAG gAGGCGGCTGGCTACTCAAGGctgtgagcctggggtcctgggtgcaCCTGATTGAGGAGATGCAGGTGTTTGACCAGGAGCCTGTGGAAAGCTTGGTTCTATCCCGGAGCAAG AAGCTGCTCTTTGCAGGCTCCCGCTCTCAGCTGGTTCAGCTGCCCCTGGCTGACTGCGTGAAGTACCGCTCCTGTGCTGACTGTGTCCTCGCTCGGGACCCCTACTGTGCCTGGAGTGTCAACGCCAGCCGCTGTATAGCCGTGGGTGGCCACTCTGG GTCCTTGCTGATCCAGCATGTGGCAGTCTCAGACACCTCAGGCATTTGTAATCTCCGTGGCAATAAAAAAG TCAGGCTCACACCCAAAAACATCACCGTGGTGGCAGGCACAGACCTGGTGCTGCCCTGCCGCCTCTCCTCCAACTTGGCTCATGCCCGCTGGACCTTTGGGGGCCGAGACCTGCCTGTGGAACAGCCCGGCTCCTTCCTCTATGACGCCCGCCTGCAGGCCCTGGTCGTGATGGCTGCCCAGCCCCGCCATGCTGGGGCCTATCACTGCTTTTCGGAGGAGCAGGGGGCGAGGCTGGCCGCTGAAGGCTACCTGGTGGCTGTGGTGGCAGGCCCGTCGGTGACCCTGGAGGCTCGAGCGCCCTTGGAAAACCTGGGGCTGGTGTGGCTGGCCGTGGTGGCCCTGGGAGCCGTGTGCCTGGTCCTGCTGCTGCTTGTTTTGTCTCTGCGCCGGCGGCTGCGGGAGGAGCTGGAGAAAGGCGCCAAGGCGGCAGAGAGGACCCTGGTGTACCCCCTGGAGCTGCCCAAGGAGCCCACCAGTCCCCCCTTCAGGCCCGGCCCGGAGACCGATGAGAAACTCTGGGACCCCGTGGGCTACTACTACTCGGACGGCTCCCTCAAGATCGTGCCCGGACACGCACGCTGCCAGCCCGGGGGCGCGCCCCCCTCTCCGCCTCCGGGCATCCCCGGCCAGCCCCTGCCTTCGCCCACCCGGCttcacctggggggggggcggaactCAAACGCCAACGGCTACGTGCGCTTACAACTGGGCGGGGAGGACCGCGGGGGGCTCGGGCACCCTCTGCCGGAGCTGGCCGACGAACTGAGGCGCAAGCTGCAGCAGCGCCAGCCGCTGCCAGACTCCAATCCTGAGGAGTCCTCAGTATGA
- the SEMA4C gene encoding semaphorin-4C isoform X2, giving the protein MAPHWAVWLLAVGLWGLGIGAEMWWNLVPRKTVSSGELATVVRRFSQSGTQDFLTLTLTEQTGLLYVGAREALFVFSVEALELQGAISWEAPAEKKAECIQKGKSNQTECFNFIRFLQPYNTSHLYVCGTYAFQPKCTYIDMLTFTLERGEFEDGKGKCPYDPAKGHTGLLVDGELYSATLNNFLGTEPVILRNMGPHHSMKTEYLAFWLNEPHFVGSAYIPESVGSFTGDDDKIYFFFSERAVEYDCYAEQVVARVARVCKGDMGGARTLQRKWTTFLKARLVCSAPDWQLYFNQLQALHTLQEASWHNTTFFGVFRARWGDVDMSAVCEYQLEEIQRVFEGPYKEYREQAQKWGRYTDPVPSPRPGSCINNWHRRHGYTSSLELPDNTLNFIKKHPLMEEQVGPRWNRPLLVKKDTNFTHLVADRVTGLDGATYTVLFIGTGGGWLLKAVSLGSWVHLIEEMQVFDQEPVESLVLSRSKKLLFAGSRSQLVQLPLADCVKYRSCADCVLARDPYCAWSVNASRCIAVGGHSGSLLIQHVAVSDTSGICNLRGNKKVRLTPKNITVVAGTDLVLPCRLSSNLAHARWTFGGRDLPVEQPGSFLYDARLQALVVMAAQPRHAGAYHCFSEEQGARLAAEGYLVAVVAGPSVTLEARAPLENLGLVWLAVVALGAVCLVLLLLVLSLRRRLREELEKGAKAAERTLVYPLELPKEPTSPPFRPGPETDEKLWDPVGYYYSDGSLKIVPGHARCQPGGAPPSPPPGIPGQPLPSPTRLHLGGGRNSNANGYVRLQLGGEDRGGLGHPLPELADELRRKLQQRQPLPDSNPEESSV; this is encoded by the exons AtggccccacactgggctgtCTGGCTGCTGGCAGTGGGGCTGTGGGGCCTGGGCATTGGGGCTGAGATGTGGTGGAACCTGGTGCCCCGGAAGACCGTATCTTCTGGGG AGTTGGCCACAGTAGTACGGCGGTTCTCCCAATCGGGCACCCAGGACTTCCTGACGTTGACCCTAACTGAGCAGACAGGGCTTCTCTACGTGGGGGCCCGGGAAGCCCTGTTTGTCTTCAGCGTGGAGGCTCTGGAGCTGCAAGGAGCG ATCTCCTGGGAGGCACCAGCTGAGAAGAAGGCCGAGTGCATCCAGAAAGGGAAGAGTAACCAG ACGGAGTGTTTCAACTTCATCCGCTTCCTGCAGCCCTACAACACTTCCCACCTGTATGTCTGCGGCACCTACGCCTTCCAGCCCAAATGCACCTACATC GACATGCTCACCTTCACTTTGGAGCGTGGAGAGTTTGAGGATGGGAAGGGAAAATGTCCCTATGACCCAGCTAagggccacactggcctccttgtgG ACGGTGAGCTGTATTCGGCCACGCTCAACAACTTCCTAGGTACAGAGCCCGTTATCCTGCGTAACATGGGGCCTCACCACTCCATGAAGACGGAATACCTGGCCTTCTGGCTCAACG AACCGCATTTTGTTGGCTCTGCCTACATACCGGAGAGTGTGGGCAGCTTCACGGGGGACGATGACAAGATCTACTTCTTCTTCAGCGAGCGAGCGGTGGAGTATGACTGCTACGCCGAACAGGTGGTGGCTCGGGTAGCCCGGGTCTGCAAG GGAGACATGGGGGGTGCACGGACCCTGCAGAGGAAGTGGACCACGTTCCTGAAGGCGAGGCTGGTGTGCTCTGCCCCCGACTGGCAGCTCTATTTCAACCAACTGCAGGCACTGCACACGCTGCAGGAGGCCTCTTGGCACAATACCACCTTCTTCGGGGTTTTTCGGGCCCGGTG GGGCGATGTGGACATGTCAGCAGTCTGTGAGTACCAGCTGGAAGAGATCCAGAGGGTATTCGAGGGTCCCTACAAGGAGTATCGTGAGCAAGCCCAGAAGTGGGGCCGCTATACTGACCCTGTACCCAGCCCGCGGCCAGGCTCG TGCATCAACAACTGGCACCGGCGCCATGGCTACACCAGCTCTCTGGAGCTGCCTGATAACACCCTCAACTTCATCAAGAAGCACCCACTGATGGAGGAGCAGGTAGGGCCTCGCTGGAACCGGCCTTTGCTTGTGAAGAAGGACACCAACTTCACTCACCTGGTGGCTGACCGGGTTACGGGGCTTGATGGAGCCACCTATACGGTGCTGTTCATTGGCACAG gAGGCGGCTGGCTACTCAAGGctgtgagcctggggtcctgggtgcaCCTGATTGAGGAGATGCAGGTGTTTGACCAGGAGCCTGTGGAAAGCTTGGTTCTATCCCGGAGCAAG AAGCTGCTCTTTGCAGGCTCCCGCTCTCAGCTGGTTCAGCTGCCCCTGGCTGACTGCGTGAAGTACCGCTCCTGTGCTGACTGTGTCCTCGCTCGGGACCCCTACTGTGCCTGGAGTGTCAACGCCAGCCGCTGTATAGCCGTGGGTGGCCACTCTGG GTCCTTGCTGATCCAGCATGTGGCAGTCTCAGACACCTCAGGCATTTGTAATCTCCGTGGCAATAAAAAAG TCAGGCTCACACCCAAAAACATCACCGTGGTGGCAGGCACAGACCTGGTGCTGCCCTGCCGCCTCTCCTCCAACTTGGCTCATGCCCGCTGGACCTTTGGGGGCCGAGACCTGCCTGTGGAACAGCCCGGCTCCTTCCTCTATGACGCCCGCCTGCAGGCCCTGGTCGTGATGGCTGCCCAGCCCCGCCATGCTGGGGCCTATCACTGCTTTTCGGAGGAGCAGGGGGCGAGGCTGGCCGCTGAAGGCTACCTGGTGGCTGTGGTGGCAGGCCCGTCGGTGACCCTGGAGGCTCGAGCGCCCTTGGAAAACCTGGGGCTGGTGTGGCTGGCCGTGGTGGCCCTGGGAGCCGTGTGCCTGGTCCTGCTGCTGCTTGTTTTGTCTCTGCGCCGGCGGCTGCGGGAGGAGCTGGAGAAAGGCGCCAAGGCGGCAGAGAGGACCCTGGTGTACCCCCTGGAGCTGCCCAAGGAGCCCACCAGTCCCCCCTTCAGGCCCGGCCCGGAGACCGATGAGAAACTCTGGGACCCCGTGGGCTACTACTACTCGGACGGCTCCCTCAAGATCGTGCCCGGACACGCACGCTGCCAGCCCGGGGGCGCGCCCCCCTCTCCGCCTCCGGGCATCCCCGGCCAGCCCCTGCCTTCGCCCACCCGGCttcacctggggggggggcggaactCAAACGCCAACGGCTACGTGCGCTTACAACTGGGCGGGGAGGACCGCGGGGGGCTCGGGCACCCTCTGCCGGAGCTGGCCGACGAACTGAGGCGCAAGCTGCAGCAGCGCCAGCCGCTGCCAGACTCCAATCCTGAGGAGTCCTCAGTATGA
- the ANKRD39 gene encoding ankyrin repeat domain-containing protein 39 produces MASPQPCADGPCCSWPGAASGVQQTLDEMDFDRGIWSAALNGDLGRVKYFIQKSTDPSQPDSAGYTALHYASRNGHYAVCQFLLESGAKCNAQTHGGATALHRASYCGHTEIARLLLSHGSNPRLVDDDGMTSLHKAAEKGHVDICSLLLAHSPALKAVRDRKARLACDLLPCNSDLWDLLAS; encoded by the exons ATGGCGTCGCCGCAGCCCTGCGCGGACGGGCCCTGCTGCTCCTGGCCGGGTGCGGCGTCCGGCGTGCAGCAGACGCTGGACGAGATGGACTTCGACAGGG GAATCTGGTCAGCAGCCCTGAATGGAGACCTAGGCCGAGTGAAGTATTTCATCCAGAAGTCAACAGACCCTAGCCAGCCTGACTCAGCTGGCTACACTGCTCTG CACTATGCCAGCCGCAACGGGCACTATGCCGTATGCCAGTTCCTGTTGGAAAGCGGGGCTAAGTGTAATGCCCAAACCCATGGGGGCGCCACTGCTCTACACCGGGCCAGCTACTGTGGGCACACCGAAATCGCACGGCTCCTGCTGTCTCATGGGTCCAACCCCAGGTTGGTGGATGATGATGGCATGACCAGTCTGCATAAG GCTGCCGAGAAGGGTCATGTGGACATTTGCTCCCTGCTGCTGGCACACAGCCCGGCCCTGAAGGCTGTCCGGGATCGGAAGGCACGACTAGCATGTGACCTGCTGCCCTGCAACAGTGACCTGTGGGACCTGCTGGCCAGCTGA